DNA sequence from the Poecilia reticulata strain Guanapo linkage group LG19, Guppy_female_1.0+MT, whole genome shotgun sequence genome:
NNNNNNNNNNNNNNNNNNNNNNNNNNNNNNNNNNNNNNNNNNNNNNNNNNNNNNNNNNNNNNNNNNNNNNNNNNNNNNNNNNNNNNNNNNNNNNNNNNNNNNNNNNNNNNNNNNNNNNNNNNNNNNNNNNNNNNNNNNNNNNNNNNNNNNNNNNNNNNNNNNNNNNNNNNNNNNNNNNNNNNNNNNNNNNNNNNNNNNNNNNNNNNNNNNNNNNNNNNNNNNNNNNNNNNNNNNNNNNNNNNNNNNNNNNNNNNNNNNNNNNNNNNNNNNNNNNNNNNNNNNNNNNNNNNNNNNNNNNNNNNNNNNNNNNNNNNNNNNNNNNNNNNNNNNNNNNNNNNNNNNNNNNNNNNNNNNNNNNNNNNNNNNNNNNNNNNNNNNNNNNNNNNNNNNNNNNNNNNNNNNNNNNNNNNNNNNNNNNNNNNNNNNNNNNNNNNNNNNNNNNNNNNNNNNNNNNNNNNNNNNNNNNNNNNNNNNNNNNNNNNNNNNNNNNNNNNNNNNNNNNNNNNNNNNNNNNNNNNNNNNNNNNNNNNNNNNNNNNNNNNNNNNNNNNNNNNNNNNNNNNNNNNNNNNNNNNNNNNNNNNNNNNNNNNNNNNNNNNNNNNNNNNNNNNNNNNNNNNNNNNNNNNNNNNNNNNNNNNNNNNNNNNNNNNNNNNNNNNNNNNNNNNNNNNNNNNNNNNNNNNNNNNNNNNNNNNNNNNNNNNNNNNNNNNNNNNNNNNNNNNNNNNNNNNNNNNNNNNNNNNNNNNNNNNNNNNNNNNNNNNNNNNNNNNNNNNNNNNNNNNNNNNNNNNNNNNNNNNNNNNNNNNNNNNNNNNNNNNNNNNNNNNNNNNNNNNNNNNNNNNNNNNNNNNNNNNNNNNNNNNNNNNNNNNNNNNNNNNNNNNNNNNNNNNNNNNNNNNNNNNNNNNNNNNNNNNNNNNNNNNNNNNNNNNNNNNNNNNNNNNNNNNNNNNNNNNNNNNNNNNNNNNNNNNNNNNNNNNNNNNNNNNNNNNNNNNNNNNNNNNNNNNNNNNNNNNNNNNNNNNNNNNNNNNNNNNNNNNNNNNNNNNNNNNNNNNNNNNNNNNNNNNNNNNNNNNNNNNNNNNNNNNNNNNNNNNNNNNNNNNNNNNNNNNNNNNNNNNNNNNNNNNNNNNNNNNNNNNNNNNNNNNNNNNNNNNNNNNNNNNNNNNNNNNNNNNNNNNNNNNNNNNNNNNNNNNNNNNNNNNNNNNNNNNNNNNNNNNNNNNNNNNNNNNNNNNNNNNNNNNNNNNNNNNNNNNNNNNNNNNNNNNNNNNNNNNNNNNNNNNNNNNNNNNNNNNNNNNNNNNNNNNNNNNNNNNNNNNNNNNNNNNNNNNNNNNNNNNNNNNNNNNNNNNNNNNNNNNNNNNNNNNNNNNNNNNNNNNNNNNNNNNNNNNNNNNNNNNNNNNNNNNNNNNNNNNNNNNNNNNNNNNNNNNNNNNNNNNNNNNNNNNNNNNNNNNNNNNNNNNNNNNNNNNNNNNNNNNNNNNNNNNNNNNNNNNNNNNNNNNNNNNNNNNNNNNNNNNNNNNNNNNNNNNNNNNNNNNNNNNNNNNNNNNNNNNNNNNNNNNNNNNNNNNNNNNNNNNNNNNNNNNNNNNNNNNNNNNNNNNNNNNNNNNNNNNNNNNNNNNNNNNNNNNNNNNNNNNNNNNNNNNNNNNNNNNNNNNNNNNNNNNNNNNNNNNNNNNNNNNNNNNNNNNNNNNNNNNNNNNNNNNNNNNNNNNNNNNNNNNNNNNNNNNNNNNNNNNNNNNNNNNNNNNNNNNNNNNNNNNNNNNNNNNNNNNNNNNNNNNNNNNNNNNNNNNNNNNNNNNNNNNNNNNNNNNNNNNNNNNNNNNNNNNNNNNNNNNNNNNNNNNNNNNNNNNNNNNNNNNNNNNNNNNNNNNNNNNNNNNNNNNNNNNNNNNNNNNNNNNNNNNNNNNNNNNNNNNNNNNNNNNNNNNNNNNNNNNNNNNNNNNNNNNNNNNNNNNNNNNNNNNNNNNNNNNNNNNNNNNNNNNNNNNNNNNNNNNNNNNNNNNNNNNNNNNNNNNNNNNNNNNNNNNNNNNNNNNNNNNNNNNNNNNNNNNNNNNNNNNNNNNNNNNNNNNNNNNNNNNNNNNNNNNNNNNNNNNNNNNNNNNNNNNNNNNNNNNNNNNNNNNNNNNNNNNNNNNNNNNNNNNNNNNNNNNNNNNNNNNNNNNNNNNNNNNNNNNNNNNNNNNNNNNNNNNNNNNNNNNNNNNNNNNNNNNNNNNNNNNNNNNNNNNNNNNNNNNNNNNNNNNNNNNNNNNNNNNNNNNNNNNNNNNNNNNNNNNNNNNNNNNNNNNNNNNNNNNNNNNNNNNNNNNNNNNNNNNNNNNNNNNNNNNNNNNNNNNNNNNNNNNNNNNNNNNNNNNNNNNNNNNNNNNNNNNNNNNNNNNNNNNNNNNNNNNNNNNNNNNNNNNNNNNNNNNNNNNNNNNNNNNNNNNNNNNNNNNNNNNNNNNNNNNNNNNNNNNNNNNNNNNNNNNNNNNNNNNNNNNNNNNNNNNNNNNNNNNNNNNNNNNNNNNNNNNNNNNNNNNNNNNNNNNNNNNNNNNNNNNNNNNNNNNNNNNNNNNNNNNNNNNNNNNNNNNNNNNNNNNNNNNNNNNNNNNNNNNNNNNNNNNNNNNNNNNNNNNNNNNNNNNNNNNNNNNNNNNNNNNNNNNNNNNNNNNNNNNNNNNNNNNNNNNNNNNNNNNNNNNNNNNNNNNNNNNNNNNNNNNNNNNNNNNNNNNNNNNNNNNNNNNNNNNNNNNNNNNNNNNNNNNNNNNNNNNNNNNNNNNNNNNNNNNNNNNNNNNNNNNNNNNNNNNNNNNNNNNNNNNNNNNNNNNNNNNNNNNNNNNNNNNNNNNNNNNNNNNNNNNNNNNNNNNNNNNNNNNNNNNNNNNNNNNNNNNNNNNNNNNNNNNNNNNNNNNNNNNNNNNNNNNNNNNNNNNNNNNNNNNNNNNNNNNNNNNNNNNNNNNNNNNNNNNNNNNNNNNNNNNNNNNNNNNNNNNNNNNNNNNNNNNNNNNNNNNNNNNNNNNNNNNNNNNNNNNNNNNNNNNNNNNNNNNNNNNNNNNNNNNNNNNNNNNNNNNNNNNNNNNNNNNNNNNNNNNNNNNNNNNNNNNNNNNNNNNNNNNNNNNNNNNNNNNNNNNNNNNNNNNNNNNNNNNNNNNNNNNNNNNNNNNNNNNNNNNNNNNNNNNNNNNNNNNNNNNNNNNNNNNNNNNNNNNNNNNNNNNNNNNNNNNNNNNNNNNNNNNNNNNNNNNNNNNNNNNNNNNNNNNNNNNNNNNNNNNNNNNNNNNNNNNNNNNNNNNNNNNNNNNNNNNNNNNNNNNNNNNNNNNNNNNNNNNNNNNNNNNNNNNNNNNNNNNNNNNNNNNNNNNNNNNNNNNNNNNNNNNNNNNNNNNNNNNNNNNNNNNNNNNNNNNNNNNNNNNNNNNNNNNNNNNNNNNNNNNNNNNNNNNNNNNNNNNNNNNNNNNNNNNNNNNNNNNNNNNNNNNNNNNNNNNNNNNNNNNNNNNNNNNNNNNNNNNNNNNNNNNNNNNNNNNNNNNNNNNNNNNNNNNNNNNNNNNNNNNNNNNNNNNNNNNNNNNNNNNNNNNNNNNNNNNNNNNNNNNNNNNNNNNNNNNNNNNNNNNNNNNNNNNNNNNNNNNNNNNNNNNNNNNNNNNNNNNNNNNNNNNNNNNNNNNNNNNNNNNNNNNNNNNNNNNNNNNNNNNNNNNNNNNNNNNNNNNNNNNNNNNNNNNNNNNNNNNNNNNNNNNNNNNNNNNNNNNNNNNNNNNNNNNNNNNNNNNNNNNNNNNNNNNNNNNNNNNNNNNNNNNNNNNNNNNNNNNNNNNNNNNNNNNNNNNNNNNNNNNNNNNNNNNNNNNNNNNNNNNNNNNNNNNNNNNNNNNNNNNNNNNNNNNNNNNNNNNNNNNNNNNNNNNNNNNNNNNNNNNNNNNNNNNNNNNNNNNNNNNNNNNNNNNNNNNNNNNNNNNNNNNNNNNNNNNNNNNNNNNNNNNNNNNNNNNNNNNNNNNNNNNNNNNNNNNNNNNNNNNNNNNNNNNNNNNNNNNNNNNNNNNNNNNNNNNNNNNNNNNNNNNNNNNNNNNNNNNNNNNNNNNNNNNNNNNNNNNNNNNNNNNNNNNNNNNNNNNNNNNNNNNNNNNNNNNNNNNNNNNNNNNNNNNNNNNNNNNNNNNNNNNNNNNNNNNNNNNNNNNNNNNNNNNNNNNNNNNNNNNNNNNNNNNNNNNNNNNNNNNNNNNNNNNNNNNNNNNNNNNNNNNNNNNNNNNNNNNNNNNNNNNNNNNNNNNNNNNNNNNNNNNNNNNNNNNNNNNNNNNNNNNNNNNNNNNNNNNNNNNNNNNNNNNNNNNNNNNNNNNNNNNNNNNNNNNNNNNNNNNNNNNNNNNNNNNNNNNNNNNNNNNNNNNNNNNNNNNNNNNNNNNNNNNNNNNNNNNNNNNNNNNNNNNNNNNNNNNNNNNNNNNNNNNNNNNNNNNNNNNNNNNNNNNNNNNNNNNNNNNNNNNNNNNNNNNNNNNNNNNNNNNNNNNNNNNNNNNNNNNNNNNNNNNNNNNNNNNNNNNNNNNNNNNNNNNNNNNNNNNNNNNNNNNNNNNNNNNNNNNNNNNNNNNNNNNNNNNNNNNNNNNNNNNNNNNNNNNNNNNNNNNNNNNNNNNNNNNNNNNNNNNNNNNNNNNNNNNNNNNNNNNNNNNNNNNNNNNNNNNNNNNNNNNNNNNNNNNNNNNNNNNNNNNNNNNNNNNNNNNNNNNNNNNNNNNNNNNNNNNNNNNNNNNNNNNNNNNNNNNNNNNNNNNNNNNNNNNNNNNNNNNNNNNNNNNNNNNNNNNNNNNNNNNNNNNNNNNNNNNNNNNNNNNNNNNNNNNNNNNNNNNNNNNNNNNNNNNNNNNNNNNNNNNNNNNNNNNNNNNNNNNNNNNNNNNNNNNNNNNNNNNNNNNNNNNNNNNNNNNNNNNNNNNNNNNNNNNNNNNNNNNNNNNNNNNNNNNNNNNNNNNNNNNNNNNNNNNNNNNNNNNNNNNNNNNNNNNNNNNNNNNNNNNNNNNNNNNNNNNNNNNNNNNNNNNNNNNNNNNNNNNNNNNNNNNNNNNNNNNNNNNNNNNNNNNNNNNNNNNNNNNNNNNNNNNNNNNNNNNNNNNNNNNNNNNNNNNNNNNNNNNNNNNNNNNNNNNNNNNNNNNNNNNNNNNNNNNNNNNNNGTggatttattgagttttttcctGTCGGTAGATTCTTCTATCTCTTCAAAGCTTTccatatgttttcttttcaggatCCAAAGTGTGGCTGGTACCTGAGACAAAAGGTGCMGTCCCTCAGGGAGGTTACGGCCACAGCAGCACGTTCgacagctccagcagcagcgtctACGTCCATGGAGGCTATAAAGCTCTCCCAGCCGGCAAGTACGGCCTTGTGGATGACCTCTACCGCTACGACGTGAACACRAGGACGTGGTAAATCATCATAATCGTGTGCAACACGGTGTGTGGCGGCGGCTTCTTGCCACAGCTGTCCCTGACACAGACTTGTCACACGCATTTCGCAGGTTCATTCTGCGAGAAAGCGGCTTTCCACGGTACCTGCACTCTGCGGCGCTTCTCAGCGGCACYCTGCTCGTCTTCGGCGGCAACACGCATAATGACACGTCACTCAGCAACGGGGCCAAGTGTTTCTCTGCTGACTTCCTTGCATACGACATCGGTATGTTGGAATATGTTGAAAGAAATGTTCTTATGAAGCAGMAGCTAATTTTTTGTATAAGAATTTCTCTTAGTTTTAGGGAATGAGGAAAAAATGCTTTCGTTTATTKAAAATTGACCCAGTTTCTATTCCTCAGCCTGTGACAAGTGGACAGTCCTCCCCAAACCAGACCTGCACAGGGACGTCAAYCGCTTCGGCCACTCRGCTGTCGTTAGCAACGGGTACGTTTCTAAAACTCATGCGTRAACTCAATTTYCCTACATGGTCGACAGGGTTAGACGTGCCACAATATgtaataattgaataaaattggGCTTTAAGATGTTATTAAACATAGTTAAAACCACACTATGTTATAGCAGATGGAAATGTAGTAAAATTCTTGAAAGCATTTGAATCATTTTGCCTTGAATGACATGTAAGTTAATACTGAGAGTTTGAAAAGGTAACTAAACAACCAAAAGTTTGGCATTTATTGACCCCAGTTTCAGTTTAAATGCGTATAGGATCTACAAAATCATTTAGTATAATGATTAGGATGAACACAGACAGTTTATTACATTATACGCCACATAATTACATTGTCATTTCTAAGAAAGAGCTTACGCATTCTGTAATAATCGGCCCAAATGTAATAATGTTATATAAGCGGAAGAATGTATTGCAAAATGTGTTCAAGgattttattagattttgtGTAGATTATTACATAATGCggctttaattttgttttgctacattttGAAGCCTGATTTTTATTACATCATTACATATCGCAGGATTCtagtatttttatgaaaaatctttttcttccGTCTGCCTGCacatttgtctatttttgtcCAACCATCCGATAAACCATCCATCCACCTATTTGTCCCTCACCCATCCATGCATTCATACTTATTAATTTGTGTGTCATTTTATCAATCTGTCCTTTCATCCATGTCTTTGTCCATACTTCTGTTTATGCGTTTATGGACGAGCATATAggtattttgaattttaaaccagaaaaccacagaaaaatcGGCACTAAATTCAAAAAGGAACTGTTGTCTTGAACACCCCATCTATAAAAGATGGCCTAAACAAAGTGTGCAACATGATAGCAGATTTTACACCTACTTAAGTTTAAATTAGCATGAAACATCATGTCAAGTGGCATGAAATCTTAGtggaatgtttttaatgactctgTTTTGGCCTTTGCTTGTGAAACTTGTGTTGGTTATCTTGGTGTATAATTAAATGAAGTGCTCTGTTTTCTCTGCCAGGTCTATGTATGTGTTCGGAGGGTTTTCCAGCGTTTTGCTGAACGACGTGCTCGTGTACCGGCCTCCCAGCTGCCAGGCCTTCATGGCAGAGGATGGGTGTGTGAAAGCCGGGCCGGGGGTCCGCTGCATCTGGAGCAGAGGACGCTGCGTCCCCTGGGAGCCCAGCATGGCCAATGGCAGCTTCTCTCCGGTACCTTTCTGCTCCTATAAAACAGGTAACACCGACCAGCAAATCACGCCTTACGTTCACAATATTTAGTCAGTACAGGAAAAACACTCACtccaaataattaatttgttttctttacagtgACAGTGGATGAATTGTGCTATAAGTTCTCTGACTGTGGCAGCTGTGCGGCAAACACCAAAGGCTGCCAGTGGTGCGACGACAAGAAGTGCATCTCCGCCTCCAGCAACTGCACCACTGTAAGTGTATCAACAGGGGGCAGCAAAGCACTTTTAATCCAGCTTGTTGAAACagcacaagttttttttccttcccaagATTTTCCAAACTGAACATGCATGTTGTGAATATTTATAGCTGTTTACTAAGCTGTTCCCCTGTCCAATCCGCTACATGATGGCAGACCCCGGATGATACTGAGTTAATTTCACCAAACAGATGCAGCCTTCCCTCATTTTATCTTGAAATTACAGCCACTCTTCTCCTCACCCTTGCCCTCTCTCTGCCCTGCTTCCAGGGCGTGAAGAACTTCACTGAGTGCCCGGTGCGCATCGAGCAGGTGTGCAGCAAGCTCGCCAACTGCAAGAGCTGCTCGCTGAATCTCAACTGTCAGTGGGAGCAGAATCACTCACAGTGCCACTCTTTGCCTGGTAAGCCTGACAGTGGAGCATGAAGAACACTAATGCATGCATGGGATGctgatcagatgtttttttttctcccacatttGAGTAAAGGATGTTTTCCTTGTTGGAAATTACAAATAGATCCGTTGACATTCTCTGCTAAATACGTAATTTAGGAAGATGAATTTGGCCGTCAGGGTTTGGCTCACRtaacttgaataaataaatctatccGTGGAGTGAATGTTTTAAACACagcagaagatttttttattttattttttgtaagcgTGTTTTTCAGTCTGTCATCCTGATGTTGTTTATCAGCTTTGCCAGTGCATTTAGTTTACCTCTCAGCTACTTCCTCCCACCCAGCCCTGTTGTTGACATCGACGGCGACAGAATCTGAAGAAATGACGCTGTCACTTTATCCGCAATTTTCAGCTCATGAAGAGTTGTCGCCTGAGGGGGACTGCGGTGGGAGCTGCAAATAATATCTGTttaacatgtgtgtgtgtgtgagtgtgtccgTATTTGTCATGCATGAAAGAGACTTGCCGatctcacacacgcacgcacacaaaaaacCCTTCTAAGACCAATAGATgcaaattagaaaattaaatatacagCACACATTGAGACTTTAAATGTTGATTCCCCTCACCCCCCAAAACTTCACTAACTAAATGAAGCTCaactttttctgtggacaaACGTTGAACTCAGTAAAGCATCACAGTGAATGATAGTTTTGATTATGTTTCTGTCTTCCAGCCCAGCAGTGCAGTGAGGGTTGGAGCCAGGTGGGCGACGCCTGTCTGAGGATCAACTCCAGCCGTGAGAGCTACGACAACGCTCAGCACTACTGCAAGAACCTCAACGGCAACATCGCCTCACTCACCACCTCCAAGCAAGTCGACTTTGTACTTGAAGAACTTAAAAATCTTCAGCAGCAAGAgaaggtaaaagaaaataataatcacaGTTTGGGTGAGAAAGGTGATTCTCATAgttgatttaacatttttttttgatcaAGAATTGGgttgcatacatttttatttattgtgggCTGTTTCAAATCCACAAAGCCAAAATGATTCACttctttatatatatgtatacatgcACTGCTACTGAGATTTACTTAAAAATCCATTAGCAGATTGCAACATGATCTCATGCTTTTGTTGTAATGAGCAAACGTCTTTTTCCCAGCAAGCTTTGATGCTAAGTCCACAAATTTTCAGTTGCAGAAGCTGAATGTCAGGCTGCAAGGTTTGATTGACtagttgctgtttttaaaaaaggatttgttGATCATCCTGTCATCTCTCTGTCtacattgtaaatattttgaagcACGTCTTCATTCCTTAGTCAGCTCCCTCTCCGCCCATCTCTTCTGATCCTGATTTGAGATGAAGTTTATTATTCTGCCCACTTTAGGCATTGCACCAGATGAAATGGTGTGGAAGACTCACCTTGACTTCTCTAAATTTGCTTATTGTCATTGTAGTCGATCTTTGTCCCAAAGCAGGGtagtggctgcatcatgctgagATTCTATGCTGATTTTAGACCAATAGAAATTCctcattttgttaattttgtttaaaaaaatctgcatgatcatttttttcccactaatAAAAAGGAATTTCAAATGAGTGTTTTTGAATTCCCAAAATGGACGACATTCACgctaggggtgcaccgatttccttaattttgggtgaTCGGTGATCAACTGATACTTGCATGAGAGACcaattttttcttcctcttcatagGTCTGAAAATGAGCCATTGTTCCTTTTGTGCTCTGCAATAAGAGATCTGACAGGCTGGCCCACCGCTTCATTTTTGAGAGCACTTTTTGATGTTGTTCTATAAAATGAGATTGGAACGTTGAAGGTGTATTGTGCCTATAACACCTGACAGTGTcagttctaaaataaaattggtaTCGGTCAAACTCAGATTCGGCAGTATACGTTATTTTAAAGATCgatgatcggccagaaaacttcGATCGGTGCACCCTTAAATCACTCCCATGGTGAGTGTATTTGACATTATATATTCATGCAGACTTAACataatgtttagattttttattatttaatctctcggtgttatattttaaatctcttcATTGCCAATGAAAATTTGGGCATTTTACTAATTCTTTCTTCGACtttacagcaacattttcttccttcagCTGCAGAAGAGTTGCGAAACCCCACTAATGAGTTTGTCATGCATGTTGTATTCATGAGGAGATAAATTGCAGTCTGTCTGCCTAGTTTCAAACTTTGCTGTTCAGAACCTTGATGTACTGTTCCACATTATTTTCCCATTACATTAAAAGCTGAATCCTGGAGGCAAATAAGTAATCATATCTGTGAAATTATGTTTAGCAGACCTTTAATGGCGTTTTTGCTTCCCAGGTGTAAATGGAGCAATTAttcctattatttttttataatagcGTGACTGAACAGCAtttaggatgtttttgtttaaatatgcaGTAACTTTCAGCTCTGTTCCCACAGCGACTGTCTCCCTGGGTGGGCTTGAGGAAGATCAACGTGTCGTACTGGGGTTGGGAGGACATGTCCCCCTTCACCAATAGCAGCTTGCGCTGGCTGCCTGGAGAGCCCAGTGACTCTGGTTTTTGTGCCTACTTGGAGGAGCCTCAGGTTTCAGGCCTTCGGGCCAATCCGTGCACTGCGACCGCTCATGGCCTCATTTGTGAAAAAGCCACTGGTTAGTGACAAATATCGTCAGATACTATGAAACTAAATACGTTTTTACCTAAAATAAGTTTTCTTAAGGTCtcattgtgttgtgtttttgcagggaaCCCCAATCAGAGCAGTCGTGGGTCTTGTAAGAAGCCTTGCTCGCTGCACACAAACTGCGCCAACTGTACCAGCCAAGCAATGGAGTGCATGTGGTGTGGCAGCACACGGCGCTGTGTGGACTCCAATGCATATGTGATCTCCTTCCCCTATGGCCAGTGTTTGGAGTGGCAAACTGCAGAGTGTATGGGTAAGTATCTCGCCATGCATTTAATCTAGGCGAGTCATCTTGGAAGTCTGACATTAATGCGAGGGACAATAAGTTCTCCTAGATTGGCTTCTGTAATCGGTCGATATTcatcacagagagagagaagaggttACGAGGAAGAAAACGGCTTAAAGTGGAAGGTGTTTGATTCACAGGGAAAATCGCATTAGTTTCCTGTGATTGACTTTGGAAGCTGTTTTGGCTTTTAATGGTCAATTACTTTTGCATATAAACTCACGGCCAACTGCTGGTGTCCCTGCTGACTGCGCTTTAGATGGACTCCTTACCGTAAGATGCCTTTTAGTAATCTTGTATGATGAAATGGTGGCTGGAGTGGAATGGAAAGTAGGCAAaaggggaatttttttttggacatggtgaatggttttgttttaacaaaggTGAATGTTGTTTGTCTGCATTTGTGCTTTGTTAAGTGgtgcagaaaatgcaaaaacagaggATCAGTTTATAGAGGTAAAGGctttctggtaaaaaaaaaaaagaccaattaAAATTTTGATGAGTGATGGAAAATTGAGTTTGACTAGTTTTAGAAACGTGGATCAAAAAGGTTTGCCATTGTTCCTCTACCACAATTTCTCACTTAGGAGAAATGCTGAAAGCGCAGTAGCTTGGAGACCTATAAAACCAGCACCCTTCCTAGGGATTTAAGAGCTTTGTGTTGGCTGGTTTCATTCATGTCAGGCTTTGGAGCAGAAATATTTCCTCAGACATTCCTGGATGCTTTAGTTTGATGTCACTGTTGTATTGCATGTAGTTAATGAATGTAACTTTTTCACTGTTGCTTCTCAATAGTCATTATGCAAATTATATACCCTCATCACTGAAGAACTTACCCTGAGATAGGATGGAGTAGATTATAAGAAATAATTCCTAGATTGTTTAAAACTATATTAACAAGGTTAGAAAATCTAAGACAGAACTAGCTAAGTCTTTTCTTAACCTTCCTCCAAGAAGAACATTTGTTCCTAGCCTCAGTTTAACAAATTTCTAAGCTATTAGCTCTTCGATTTTGATCAACAGGAACCAGTTCTTAAATCCAAACTCTTATTCTCTTCATGGTGGTGCTTTAAGCTCTTGTTTCACAAACAGTATTTAATGAAACTTTAGTCTTACTCAGAGGTTACACACAAATAatcttccaaaaaaaagaaaaagcaacaagCCAGATTACATATCAGACACATGCGAAGGAGAAAATACGCTTTGACTACCCAGCAGCAAGCTGATTGGGGAGCTCCTTCACCTGAAGGTCGACAAAGCACTTTGCTTTGGTGCTGGTGCGTGATGTATGAATTATTTCCACCGTTGTGTCACATTGAGAAAAATCTCTGATCAGTTTAGCGAGTAACAAATTTAGGGAGCCCAGGAGTGCTGTCTCAAATTCATTTGTGTCTGCTGGTGTTGGGCAACACAGAGATTCTGTTTGCTGTGGATATTTGTCTTGAGGAATTAGTCTCTGTT
Encoded proteins:
- the atrnl1b gene encoding attractin-like protein 1: MLHECAGSKVWLVPETKGAVPQGGYGHSSTFDSSSSSVYVHGGYKALPAGKYGLVDDLYRYDVNTRTWFILRESGFPRYLHSAALLSGTLLVFGGNTHNDTSLSNGAKCFSADFLAYDIACDKWTVLPKPDLHRDVNRFGHSAVVSNGSMYVFGGFSSVLLNDVLVYRPPSCQAFMAEDGCVKAGPGVRCIWSRGRCVPWEPSMANGSFSPVPFCSYKTVTVDELCYKFSDCGSCAANTKGCQWCDDKKCISASSNCTTGVKNFTECPVRIEQVCSKLANCKSCSLNLNCQWEQNHSQCHSLPAQQCSEGWSQVGDACLRINSSRESYDNAQHYCKNLNGNIASLTTSKQVDFVLEELKNLQQQEKRLSPWVGLRKINVSYWGWEDMSPFTNSSLRWLPGEPSDSGFCAYLEEPQVSGLRANPCTATAHGLICEKATGNPNQSSRGSCKKPCSLHTNCANCTSQAMECMWCGSTRRCVDSNAYVISFPYGQCLEWQTAECMAQNCSGLRTCSQCLDQPECGWCGDPSSTGKGLCMEGSYRGPMKRVAKQGQQSQTHDMNLEPASCLKDKGFEWAFINCPACQCNGHSTCVNGSVCEQCRNLTTGPHCDTCMPGYHGDPTNGGKCQACKCNGHANVCQVLTGKCFCTTKGIKGDQCQLCDSENRYLGNPLRGTCYYNLLIDYQFTFSLIQEDDKHYTAINFMASPEQANKNLDMSINASNNFNLNITWSVGSTAGTISGEEVPIVSKTNIKDYRDSFSCEKFTFRSNPNITFYVYVSNFSWPIKIQIAFSQHNSIMDLVQFFVTFFSCFLSLLLVAAVVWKIKQTCWASRRREQLMRERQQMASRPFASVAVSLDARGELTEVLQPLVDGAPKPVAMEPCFGGKAAVLTVLMRLPSGLSDLPPPGQSGLIVASALVDISQQKPLDFKDKSQALKNRKALPPAHQGTCV